The genomic region gtagtttagatgatcgatatcgacttgtaatgtgaagacagactcgctactcgcggtctcgagacttgtaatataatgttctatctttgttcggtcttttcaattcggagactaatatgatgaattgtattcggagactaatatgatgaattgtattcaaagactaatcttctattgtatttgatgaatctgttgttgatgtgtgctgtctatatttggtcaaattatacattttgtaacctgtgcaaaaaacagaaaataaaaaaataaaaaaaaacctaatattcatactaatggcgcatcacatgacagtgcgccattagtatgacagtgcatactaatggcgcatcactgggcagtgcgccattagtatgccgcggttactaatggcgcatccagaggtggtgcgccattagtatgccaaagctcctgggtatacatggcccctgggaggcatactaatggcgcaccctggcctatactaatggtgcacccgagggcggatgcgccattagtataccagatactaatggcgcaccaggtggtgcgccattagtaaaaattactaatggcgtgctattaatggcgcaccacagatgcgccattaatagccatactaggtgcgccattagtaggggtttttctagtagtgacaatatcaaaatctaatgcaagcatgagagaatggaatggacgATATCGGGATGACCAAAGGGGGGGggtcttgcctggttgctctggcaaggaggggtcgtcgtcgacgtagtcgatcacaggggcatcagtatcgtcacggggtctaccgaagagaagagggggagaaacagtaaatatatagcaagcaagtgcataacaggacaacatgcaAAGCTAGACGTGTTGTAAcgtggtgctacacgataccggcgaagggggaactCAACCGGGAATGTACTGCCGGTTCCGAACCTGtatcagacagatgaccggaggggaaatgttTCATGTTCAGATAGCTAGAGGCATCTGACATGTAAACAGACCgcgcattcggattcgtctcgtcattctgagcaaccttcatatataaaatattttcatctgacttacggtttattttctacgatttttcaaagatttaaacaatattctgaaattactaTTAATAAAAAAATAAAGATTAAAACGCTAGAtgcacccagcacagtgtacacaaagTGTACACAGTGACtaacaggtgggccagggggtcctggttgaccagtcaacgtttgactggtcaacaagggTGGCCCCCCTTTCATTCTCTGATTTAGTTATTTagactaattaactaattaagttaattaagtatTTAATTAGTTAATTACCTAATTGATTAACTATTATTATTCCTAAAATCTTTTGTTAACTAGATGGGGTCCACTGTcattggcttgggggggggggcaattagcTCCTAAGGTAATTAGGCCAAAGAAcacacaagggccggccggccatAGCAGCAACAGGATGCAGCCGCGGCAGAGGGCGGCAGCGGCCACGGCGAGGCCGGCCAGCAGTGGCAGGTGCGGCTGCCGGCGAGCTGCAGGCGGTCAGCGACGGCTGGAGAAGACTGGAGGCGGCAGCATGCGGCTGCGGGCGCACGCGCAGGGAGGAGCGAGCAGCAACGGCTGCGCGTGCGGCGGACAGGGGCTGCGCGGGACAGGCGACGCGGCCAGAGGGACGGCCCAGGGCCGCGGGAAGCGCAACCGACGCGAGGGAGGCGGGCGCGTGTGCGTGCAGAACTCCGGCGCGGCCATGGCGACGAAGCTCGCGGGAACGGCGACTACAGGCACGTATCAACAAAGGGGAGAGGGGAATTTGGGGGAGGAGCTCACATCGCGGCTGTAGAGGCGCaaagcgagctcgggggaggctcaGTGGTGGCCGGGAGCAGCAGACGACGCCGGATTTGACGGGGAGGTCCGGCGGCCGGAGAGGAAGAGGTTGGTCCACTTGACTTGCGCATTCCAGCTCGAGTAGCGGTCGTAGAGGATGTAGAGGAGGCCGGCGGAGTCCGTGGACAGGGCTTCAGGCGCCGATGAGGACGGTGGTCGCGCCGGCGAGCTTGGCCATGGCGGTTGCGGTGGTGGCCGTGGCGGATCTGGGTGAGGATGGGAGAGAGAGgccgagagggagaggggagagcgaGGGGGCGAGCAGGCGGATCTGGGTGGGgtagctagggttcgagggggagaggggaggtgtTATCACCTCAGGCGTCGCCAGCGGAGGCGGCTCGGTGGCGACGAGAGGGCGCGCGCGCGCCCTCTCGGTCGGGTGAGCAGTGATGAAGACGACCGAGGGGGGAAGTGGCTGGGTTAGGCCGGCCTGTTGGGCTAAGGCCCAATGTGGCAGGGGAGGCctttatttccttttttattttactGCTTTTCTTTTATAGAGAGGGTTTTGTAATATTTGGGGCGgcgaaatgatttttgtaaaatatGGGAATTGCGCACATAAATACAATGCAATGTTTGGCGCTGCCACAATAAGTTTGGAAGAAGTTTGAATTAGTTTGAAAATGCATAAAATGGGAAAGCAAATTAATTTGCTAAGTTGGCACTGTTTTAATTTGCTATAGTCCATCTTAGCttggaggtgatgttgttttcTTTAGCAATCATTTGTTATGAAATGTTTACTAAATGATGGACTATTTTacagcaacttttgtgcaacttcaaaatTCACTTGCAAAATGAATTTGATTCCAAAGTGGAATTTCAATGAGATTTGAATCAAGGGGTGATCAAGCAATGCTTAGTTAGCTTAATCatagaggtttactgtagcatgacactgggggtgttacaggaGGATATCCCAACAAACCTCCCCTCCGACTCATGAGAGGGGCACCGCCATGCCCGCTACCTTGTAACATGCTGGTAGCTTCTCATTTGGTAATATCTTGgtcatcatatctgaaccattcTCATTTGTATGGATCTTCTCGAGTTTGAGCAACTTGGAACTCACAACATCTCGAATCCAGTGATACCTCACATCAATGTGCTTGGTTCGAGAGTGATATCTTGAATTCTTGGCAAGATGGATAGCACTTTGACAGTCACAAAACATAACATACTTCTCTTACTTCATCCTCAGCTCTTGCAAGAAGTTCTTCATCCACAAAACTTCCTTACTAGCATGAACTGTTGCTATGTACTCAGTTGTAGTTGATGTAGAAACACATTTCTGCACTCTTGATTGCCATGACACTGCTCCCCCTGCATAAGTCAGCAGGCATCCAGATATGGACTTTCTACGATCCTTGTCACCGGCATAATTTGCATCAGGTATCCGTTCAGAGGCGGCCGTGTCATGAGAGCCGGCCTTTTAGATCCAAGAACAATATGTATGAGCTTTCGTGCCGAATATGCATACTGTTATGTAGTATGTGCAGTTTGCTTGCTCCGAGTTTTCTAGATGATGATTTGAAATAGTCCTTCCATGCTTCAGTCGTGTTCTGTATTAGTCGTATTTTTATGGTCCATTTATTGGATCTCTATTTGGCCTCGGAGCACGCAGGCTCATTTGTTGTCTTTCGGTGGTACCAGGAGGTAAAAACTCTAATGCGTAAGTAATAGGTTTCAAATGGTCATTTATGCCGACGTCTATCTTACTTGGCTCATTTGTTTTTGTCCCTTGATTTGAAATACTGAAATGAACATCATGGATCTTTGTTTGGCGCATAAAAGATCTCTAGGTTGTTTTCTGTATTCATATAATTATATTCTGTCAGCACGGATCATGCAATTCCCATCATATTCTTCACATCATGATACTAACATCAAACCAAGATTGGTGATATTGTGGCCCGTTCTTAATCCGTATATACTAATAGAAAGGTGATTGAGGTGCAATGCGTCTCTTTACTTAAATTCATTATCCAACCTATAATATTTCCTTGAGTCTACTGTTAAATTTGTACCCTAACAAAAAGTTTAACACTACAAGGGAAACTGTCTTTTTATATTTGTTTGAGGAATTATGTGTGAACTGGTAATGAATTGAGTGTTGAAGATGTCCATTGTTTGCACCTAAACCATTGTGTATTGTATGTACCTGCCATTGGAGCATTCATTCACGCCAATATCAGTTTCAGGTCTGCAAAGTTTGAAATGATGGCATTGCCACTGCAAAGTAAAGGTCATACGAAGCTATAACCGAGCGTGGCAAACGCGCTTGTTCCTCTACTAGGATTCGTACGTGTTTGGAATCGGGAATGGGCAAAGTGATGGGTCTCACCTGCTGGCCTGTGAGACCCGGTCTCGGAATTTTTTTCCGCCTATATCTATTGGATACATATATGATGCAAATGTTTTCTTCTCTGTTGTTTGTGTTGGTCGACCAAATTTCAACGTTTTTTTGTGGGTAGATTTGCTGCATGGCCGTCGAAATTTGCGTGGGGTGTGAGTGACGACCGCCGCACGGCAGCACGTCGTCGGGCACCACCCACCTTGTCCGGAAGCCCAAGCCGCCGCAgccgcaaaagaaaagaaaacgaaagCATCCGCGCTGCGCTGACCGCACGCTCCACCTGTTCAACGCAACGCCCGCCTGGGGAAGGAGGAGGTCATCCTCGCATCCgccatgatccagcacctcataggTCATGGCGACGAAGATGCTGAGGCAGCACCTCCCCCTCTTCTCCTATTTATACGGCACTCGAGTGCCTCACCAGGCAGAATAGCATTGTGTTCCTCCAAGTAGCGCCAGGAAGACAAGCTCAAGCTCTAAAACTAGAAGTAGCGCCAACACCAAGCAGCTTCTTCTGCTTAGGCCTCCTCTCCTCCTGGTTCTTGGTCTGACGGTCGTCTTCTTGTTCCCACCAGCGATCATGTCTTCCTCTTCCACGCCCGTGACGTTTGAGAATCCGAGGAAGGTGGTGAAGAAGGTGCTGTCCTTGTCCCAGTCCGAGGGGGACggcgccaccgtccgccggagcatcGGCGGGTAAGACACCATCAACCCCTATCTGAAGAGATCGCGCCCGATTAATCGACTCTGAATTTCACATCATGGGGCGATGGCGTTGACCTCTGTCTGTCTGTCTCTTCTTCTTGCTGCTACAGTTGCGAGCTCCGGAACCTGGACCCGTTTCTCCTGCTCGACGAGTTCTCCGTCTCCAAGCCCGCCGGATTCCCCGACCACCCCCACCGGGGCTTCGAGACCGTCACCTACATGCTCGACGTACGGACGCATGCTCTGAGCTTCTTCCATGTTTTTTCTCAAATTTACTCTGCCTCCATCGTGTTGCCTGCAAGGTGTTTGCTGAAATGCTGTTCTGTCTTCTACGTTCTGACGATGCATGCAGGGGGCCTTCACCCACCAGGACTTCTCGGGGCACAAGGGCACCATCAGGACAGGAGATGTCCAGGTCCGATCTACTCATCCAATTCTTCAGACAAACCACTTGACCCATTCCATTTTTGACTTGAGAACCAACAATGCATCTGAATGCTCTGTTCCTCAACAATGGATGACGGCAGGGCGCGGCATCGTGCACTCGGAGATGCCGGCGGCCGACGGCGTGCAGAAGGGCCTGCAGCTCTGGATCAACCTCGCCTCCAAGGACAAGATGTATGTATCATATCAACGATTGTTTGTATATGAAATCTACTATCTAAAAAAAGATCATAAGAATAATAGGAGATCAACTTCTTTGCATTACAATGACCAATCACTTGACACTAATTGCTCGAACAATGCTAGGATCGAGCCACGGTACCAGGAGCTCAAGAGCAAGGACATTAGCCAGGCTGAGAAGCATGGTGTGAAGGTGCGGATCATCGCAGGGGAGGCCTTCGGGGTGCAGTCGCCAGTCTACACACGCACACCAACAATGTACATGGACTTCACAATGCAACCAGGGTCGCAGCTCCACCAGCCGATCCCCGAGGGCTGGAACGCTTTCGTGTACATCATCGAGGGGGAGGGTGTATTTGGTGGGGAGGGCGATGCACCGGCGAGCACGCACCATTGCCTCGTGCTTGGTGCCGGCAACGGGCTTAGCGTGTGGAAACGGTCTGGCGCGCAGCTGCGGTTCGTGCTGGCGGCAGGGCAGCCGTTGAATGAGCCAGTGGTGCAGCAGGGGCTCTTCGTCATGAACTCTCGTGCCCAGATCCAGCAGGCCATGCAGGACTATTACTACGGACGCAACGGCTTCGAGAAGGCCAGCCAGTGGAGCTCCGCCTGATTCTCATCAGTGTCTGGATGTGATGATGATCAACGTCATTGTGCATTGTCGTGCAAATGATCAGGGAGGAATGAGAGATTGCATTTTACCATTACATTGATGCCTTTGTGTAGAGTGACGTAGTAGTCTTGTTCTTCTTCGATTTTGTTCTTTTTTACTTGTTTATAGGAAAGAATGTGATGCAATACAAGTTTGTAATGAGGAGGAAGTTAATAATGACTGTTTGGTCATAAAAAAGGAAATTGTTTCATCATAGAATTGGGCAAGGAGAGCAAGGATACATAATGGGTGGATttcaagtggggggggggggggggggggggggagaacatGCTCCACGCTCAAGCGATTCAGATTTGAACAGGTGAAAATAATTTAAATAAAGAGTAAAATCCACCATTGGTCCTAAAAGTATTCGAGGTGTGTCACTTTAGTCCTAAAACTATGAAAACACATATCTGAGTCCTACTTCTTTCTAAAGTGTGTCACCGCCGGTCCTAAACTCATGGGGGCTAGGGTCGTACCGTACACTGGTGGGGGGTCGCCAAGGACACGTCGCTGTGGAGCCATCCGCGCCACGCACCCGCTCCGCCGGCCGCCTGCTTCCGGCAACCTCTGCCGGCCGCCTGCTTCTGGCGACCTCCGCCGGCTGCCGCTGCGCCCCAGTCACCTCTGACTTGTACGTGTGCTAGAGAAGCAGAGTGGGGGCACAATATGAGGGTAAGAAATTCAAGGGGTCTATTGCAATGTATCCAGTGGAGTTGTTTTTCCAACGTGGCCTTTCAATTGGACGTGGCAAAGGTCAAATTGCCACGGGTGCAGGTCAGGCTTGCTCCGGCGAGTTTAGGACCGGTGGTGGCACACTTTAGAAAGAAGTAGGACTCAGATATGCGTTTTCATAGTTTTAGGACTAAAGTGACACACCTTGAATACTTCTAGGACCAGTGGTGGATTTTACTCTTAAATAAATATGAGCCACCAACATGAGGCTGCCGAAGCGTTACCCGTACATTGCTTCTCGACGGCGTTATTCTCTCATGATGCAGTGAGGATCATGACGATGAAGCAGGCAGAGCAGAACAAGACCCTCAATATGAGGCTGCCGACCTCTAAAGTCTAGACTGGAAAGCACTATTGTGCATGaaagatgcagaggccgggggtcatcctccttttctaaaaaaaaactatTGTGCATGAAAACTATGACTCCTAATCATGTACAAGAAGCTGGCGGTGAGCCTGATGCTGTGGGAAGATCAAGTTCGTGGATGCTTGTGTGCATATGCTAGGTGGGGGCGGCACAAGGACATGATGTTGTTCTATCCGAATGTATAGTGTAGTGATGAAATTGTAGATGCAGATGATTACAGATGATCTGTGTACAATGTATGGGTCGGTTACAATAATGCTGAAATTTAATTGTTTTTGTCAGCTGAAATTTAATTGTTGCCACCAGATTTTATTATCTCTGGATTTCTGCCAGATTACATGATCTTGTGAAACAATGTACAGAGTTCTTATAGATGTTTGATAGTAATTCAGAGTGCTATTGCCGTGTATCATTGTTTGGCGGAAATTCAGAGAGCTATTATCGTGTATCATTATTTGATAGCAACGCGGAGTGCTATTAAACATAGTGTTGTGCGCGCAGACATATTGGGTAGCATGTCTGTTGCAGTGCTTTTGATGAGCTATATCATGAACCACAAAACCACATAATTTTTTGAATGCTGGTTTAGAAGATATGTATTTTCCAAATTACTTATCCTAAAAGACTGACATATTTCATAGTCAGAGTTGAGCTTAGCTCTTGGCCATCTTAATGAGCTTTTCTCAAGATAAAAACATATATAGGATTGTATAGGATGAAATATCTAAGGCATCttatgcatatgttgtcttgtcTGACTTGAACTGAAGTTAGACCAATTTAATTACAAGACAAAAAAGACAGTATCTTGGCTAAAGTTGTAGCTCATCTCTGAAGTTATAATTTTTTTGGATTTATTGGACATGTTGACTCTGTAGATATTTTTTAACAGAGCAAGGGTTGAGGTTTGTCTTTCATTAAGATAGAAAAGACATAGTGACCGGGTTTATAAGGGAAACTAGATCAAAAACCACAGAGCATGGTAAAAAAGAccaagaaaaaaatcaaagagaagaaaaaaagcaaaaaacaaaaaaagacacTAGAGCTTGAGGACAGGGGAATAGAGGATAAACACACGACCTCAAGGAACGTAATATGTTGATTCTGTAGATTAAAAGATACAGAAAAATGTAGACAGAAAACGTATAGCAAACCAGAGAAACCAAACAATCATATTTGTTTTAACACATCCACCAAATTGAAGATTTCGAATAACCCATATGTATTAACAGCAAAGACACGAGCACCATGTTGACCGGTGGCACAAACTTCGGAGGAGGGAGCGGCGCACACTTCGAAGGAGGGAGATGCATAGTTGGGGAGGACCATGTGAAGCCAACGATATTTGATAGATTGTGCATGACTTGCTTTTGGTAGAACTTTGGTTTTGGATCACGGTCGTTCATGCATATGAAACCTATGCTATGTTTAAATTGAATTTAAAATATAAAATTATAGATTTGAAATGTATTGAAGTGTGTAAAGTTGATGTGAAATGTTTGGTCCATATTTATGTGAAATTTAACATCAATTAGAGTGTATTTTTTTGCAAATGCAATTAAAGTGTATATGCATGCGCGAGTGCACACACGGGAGGAATAATAGAAGAGAGACAATTATAAAGGTTCTAGATTTTAGGGAAACTCACTTTGCACACTAGCTTTAGAGCCTTAAAAATGTAAAGGGCAATGTAGTGAAAATCCTTTtctgagcccgggctcatctgcacccgtgttgaataaaaaattcaaaacaaatactagaaaaattcaaaaaattccaatttgtTTTCCCATGGTAGACAATTTGGTGCGTGAGGTTCGACCCAATTTTCATATGATTTGGACAACTGAGcaactctcggcaaaaaagacaaattcggggTCTGTAAAACAGTTTAATGCTCATgtactgttttgacccgatttatcttttttgctgagagttACTCAGATTTCCAAATGAGCTAATATTTGGAGAGAACCTCACGCAATAAATTGTCTATCTTaggaaaaaaatttggaattttgtgTATTTTTGTAGTATTGTTTTCGATTTTTTTTGATCGGGTGCAGATGAGTCTGGACACCGAATCGCTACACTCGCAATGTAGCGATTTCTAAAGGTTATGTTTTCAGGAATCAATAGAGCTGCTAAATGTTAGATGCCACATCCATACATCAACGGACGAGCACTTCTTGATCGACTGTTTCTCTTTGCTTGCATACAACTCCCCGTCTCTCTCTCCTTAGCTTGCTCAAATAGATTAGAGAGTGATGTATCTCTCCGGTGAGGCCACGTCTTCCATTTTTTCCCCAAATGGGCCAAACTACTACTTGTATTTTTCTCTCCACGAAGAAAGAAGATGTGCGTATGTTGGGGTGTTGTGACAGTTTGTTTTTCTCTTCTCCTATCCTACAAGTTTAGAAGGGAAGTGGTGTATAACATATACTAAGGTTTCATGGCTC from Triticum aestivum cultivar Chinese Spring chromosome 4A, IWGSC CS RefSeq v2.1, whole genome shotgun sequence harbors:
- the LOC123082672 gene encoding pirin-like protein isoform X1, with the translated sequence MSSSSTPVTFENPRKVVKKVLSLSQSEGDGATVRRSIGGCELRNLDPFLLLDEFSVSKPAGFPDHPHRGFETVTYMLDVRTHALSFFHVFSQIYSASIVLPARCLLKCCSVFYVLTMHAGGLHPPGLLGAQGHHQDRRCPGRGIVHSEMPAADGVQKGLQLWINLASKDKMIEPRYQELKSKDISQAEKHGVKVRIIAGEAFGVQSPVYTRTPTMYMDFTMQPGSQLHQPIPEGWNAFVYIIEGEGVFGGEGDAPASTHHCLVLGAGNGLSVWKRSGAQLRFVLAAGQPLNEPVVQQGLFVMNSRAQIQQAMQDYYYGRNGFEKASQWSSA
- the LOC123082672 gene encoding pirin-like protein isoform X2, with protein sequence MSSSSTPVTFENPRKVVKKVLSLSQSEGDGATVRRSIGGCELRNLDPFLLLDEFSVSKPAGFPDHPHRGFETVTYMLDGAFTHQDFSGHKGTIRTGDVQWMTAGRGIVHSEMPAADGVQKGLQLWINLASKDKMIEPRYQELKSKDISQAEKHGVKVRIIAGEAFGVQSPVYTRTPTMYMDFTMQPGSQLHQPIPEGWNAFVYIIEGEGVFGGEGDAPASTHHCLVLGAGNGLSVWKRSGAQLRFVLAAGQPLNEPVVQQGLFVMNSRAQIQQAMQDYYYGRNGFEKASQWSSA